A stretch of the Arthrobacter sp. PAMC 25486 genome encodes the following:
- a CDS encoding RNB domain-containing ribonuclease, producing the protein MPYSHIGVRRSAAQQSLAQALAALSEEFKLPDGFDPDVLAEVADVIAGHELPTPDLTALPFITIDPPTSQDLDQAMHLERNGDGYVVHYAIADVPSFVPAGGPLDSETRRRGQTIYTPGQRIPLHPLPLSEGAASLFANDPRSAYVWEIHLAADGSQTSAMVRRATVQSIAKLGYEQAQEMYDAGTAPAAFAGTLALLAEIGTKRIALERARGGASLNVPAQEVDFIDGRYVLEFRPGLPIEDWNAQISLLTGMAAAGLMIEGKVGILRTMPAPDEEAIAAYRRQTVVLGKPWGTDMAYGAYLRTLDTSEPKHLALMHAATTLFRGASYTPFNGTLPEQLTQAAVAAPYAHTTAPLRRLVDRFVLAICAALSANEDVPEWAIAALEELPEIMADSNQLANKVDRAAIDTVEAALLRHYVGGEFDAVVLAGPKKNGHTTRSAAARSSIQITTPAVSAYCEGDLEPGTVVRVKLVAVDIAKRSVKFVQAASEPVV; encoded by the coding sequence GTGCCCTACTCTCACATTGGCGTCAGACGAAGCGCCGCGCAGCAGTCCCTTGCCCAAGCCCTGGCCGCCTTGAGCGAGGAGTTCAAGCTGCCGGACGGCTTTGACCCGGACGTCCTGGCCGAAGTCGCTGACGTCATTGCCGGCCACGAGCTTCCCACCCCGGACCTCACCGCGCTGCCGTTCATTACGATCGACCCGCCCACCTCCCAGGATCTTGACCAGGCCATGCATTTGGAGCGCAACGGCGACGGTTATGTGGTCCATTACGCCATTGCCGATGTCCCCTCGTTTGTGCCGGCCGGCGGCCCCCTGGATTCCGAGACGCGCCGCCGCGGCCAGACCATCTACACCCCCGGCCAGCGCATCCCCCTGCACCCGCTGCCGTTGAGCGAGGGCGCCGCCAGCCTCTTCGCCAACGACCCCCGCTCCGCCTACGTCTGGGAAATTCACCTTGCCGCCGACGGTTCCCAGACCTCCGCCATGGTCCGCCGCGCCACCGTGCAGAGCATTGCCAAACTCGGTTACGAGCAGGCTCAGGAGATGTACGACGCCGGGACCGCACCCGCCGCTTTTGCCGGCACCTTGGCCCTTTTGGCAGAGATTGGGACGAAACGCATCGCCCTGGAGCGCGCCAGGGGAGGCGCCAGCCTGAACGTGCCCGCGCAGGAGGTCGATTTTATTGATGGCCGATACGTGCTGGAATTCCGCCCGGGCTTGCCAATTGAGGACTGGAACGCGCAGATTTCCCTGCTCACGGGCATGGCCGCGGCCGGTCTCATGATTGAGGGCAAGGTGGGCATCCTGCGCACCATGCCGGCCCCGGATGAGGAAGCCATTGCCGCCTATCGGCGCCAAACCGTGGTCCTGGGCAAACCGTGGGGCACGGACATGGCCTACGGGGCGTATCTGCGCACCCTGGACACCTCCGAGCCAAAACATTTGGCACTGATGCACGCTGCCACCACCTTGTTCCGCGGCGCCAGCTACACCCCGTTCAATGGCACGCTGCCGGAACAGCTCACGCAGGCCGCCGTAGCCGCACCTTATGCGCACACTACGGCACCGCTGCGGCGGCTCGTTGACAGGTTTGTGCTGGCCATTTGCGCCGCGTTGTCTGCCAACGAGGACGTGCCGGAGTGGGCCATCGCAGCCTTGGAGGAACTTCCGGAGATCATGGCCGACTCCAATCAGCTGGCCAACAAGGTGGACAGGGCCGCTATCGACACGGTTGAGGCAGCGTTGTTGCGCCATTACGTCGGAGGTGAGTTTGACGCCGTCGTGCTTGCCGGGCCAAAGAAAAACGGCCACACTACAAGGTCGGCAGCCGCGCGCAGCTCCATCCAGATCACCACACCGGCCGTGAGCGCATATTGTGAGGGCGATCTTGAACCGGGCACCGTTGTCCGGGTCAAGTTGGTCGCGGTGGACATTGCCAAGCGGAGCGTGAAATTCGTGCAGGCTGCCTCCGAACCCGTCGTCTGA
- a CDS encoding DEAD/DEAH box helicase, whose protein sequence is MSIETDSLLQAEDSNENVEIDGTLSSNEPPRQEEKETFASFGVHHEIVSSLTEAGINHPFPIQAMTLPIALTGHDIIGQAKTGTGKTLGFGIPALNRIVAPKDEGFEKLAAPGAPQAMIIVPTRELAVQVAGDLVTASKHRGIRIATIYGGRAYEPQIEALQKGVELIVGTPGRLIDLLKQRHLNVKHVRMVILDEADEMLDLGFLPDVETLIAGTPAVRQTMLFSATMPGPVVAMARRYMTQPTHIRAADPDDEGLTKRDIRQLIYRAHNLDKIEVLARILQAKGRGRSIIFTKTKRTAAKVAEELVDRGFAAAAIHGDLGQGAREQALRAFRNNKVDVLVATDVAARGIDVDDVTHVVNYQCVEDEKIYLHRVGRTGRAGNKGTAVTFVDWDDMPRWALINKALGLSVPEPIETYSSSPHLYTDLDIPEGTKGRLPRSKRTHAGIDAEVLEDLGETGKRNAPKSDSRGPREGERGGNRGGNRTGARHGEKRRDETPAGEKSDGGRSRRRPASSAAEAPAEGGAPASAEAGAPRARRSRTRRRNGEVVDTPATDS, encoded by the coding sequence TTGAGCATTGAAACAGATTCCCTGCTGCAGGCAGAAGACAGCAACGAAAACGTTGAAATTGACGGCACGCTGAGCAGCAACGAACCACCCCGCCAGGAAGAAAAGGAAACGTTCGCCAGCTTTGGCGTGCACCACGAGATCGTTTCCTCGCTGACCGAAGCCGGGATCAACCACCCCTTCCCCATCCAGGCCATGACACTGCCCATCGCCCTGACCGGGCACGACATCATCGGCCAGGCCAAGACCGGAACGGGCAAGACGCTCGGCTTCGGGATCCCGGCGCTGAACCGCATTGTTGCCCCGAAGGATGAGGGCTTTGAGAAGCTGGCCGCCCCCGGCGCGCCCCAGGCCATGATCATCGTGCCCACGCGTGAGCTCGCCGTGCAGGTTGCCGGCGACCTCGTCACCGCCTCCAAGCATCGCGGCATCCGCATCGCCACCATTTACGGCGGCCGCGCCTACGAACCCCAGATCGAGGCCCTGCAAAAGGGTGTCGAGCTGATCGTTGGCACGCCGGGCCGCCTGATTGACCTGCTCAAGCAGCGCCACCTGAACGTCAAGCACGTGCGCATGGTGATCCTTGATGAGGCTGACGAAATGCTGGATCTGGGCTTCCTGCCCGATGTTGAGACGTTGATTGCCGGCACCCCGGCCGTGCGCCAGACCATGCTGTTCTCGGCCACCATGCCCGGCCCGGTGGTTGCCATGGCCCGCCGCTACATGACCCAGCCAACGCACATCCGCGCCGCCGATCCCGACGATGAAGGCCTGACGAAGCGTGACATCCGCCAGCTGATCTACCGCGCCCACAACCTTGACAAGATTGAGGTGCTGGCCCGCATCCTGCAGGCCAAGGGCCGCGGCCGCTCCATCATCTTCACGAAGACCAAGCGCACCGCAGCCAAGGTTGCCGAAGAGTTGGTTGACCGCGGTTTCGCTGCCGCAGCCATCCACGGCGACCTCGGCCAGGGCGCCCGCGAGCAGGCGCTGCGCGCCTTCCGCAACAACAAGGTTGACGTCCTCGTCGCCACCGATGTTGCCGCCCGCGGCATTGACGTTGACGATGTCACGCACGTGGTGAACTACCAGTGCGTTGAGGACGAGAAGATTTATCTGCACCGTGTGGGCCGCACCGGCCGCGCAGGCAACAAGGGCACGGCCGTCACGTTCGTGGACTGGGACGACATGCCCCGCTGGGCCCTGATCAATAAGGCCTTGGGCCTGAGCGTTCCCGAGCCCATCGAGACGTACTCCTCCTCGCCGCACCTCTACACGGACCTCGACATCCCCGAGGGCACCAAGGGCCGCCTGCCGCGCAGCAAGCGCACGCATGCCGGCATCGATGCCGAGGTGCTTGAAGACCTGGGCGAGACCGGCAAGCGCAACGCCCCCAAGAGCGACAGCCGCGGCCCCCGCGAGGGGGAACGCGGAGGAAACCGCGGCGGCAACCGAACTGGTGCCCGCCATGGTGAGAAGCGCCGTGATGAGACCCCCGCAGGTGAGAAGAGCGACGGCGGCCGGAGCCGGCGTCGTCCGGCATCCTCTGCTGCCGAGGCACCGGCTGAGGGCGGCGCACCCGCTTCGGCCGAGGCTGGGGCACCGCGCGCACGTCGCAGTCGCACCCGCCGCCGCAACGGCGAGGTAGTGGACACGCCCGCCACGGACTCCTAA
- a CDS encoding putative transporter small subunit has product MSVFFLTLYVLAWPVIVAVVLYILGKAFFQEFREARREGRPLI; this is encoded by the coding sequence ATGAGCGTATTTTTTCTCACCCTGTATGTCCTGGCCTGGCCGGTCATCGTTGCCGTGGTGCTGTACATCCTCGGCAAGGCCTTCTTCCAGGAGTTCCGCGAGGCAAGGCGTGAAGGCCGTCCGCTGATCTAA
- a CDS encoding sodium:solute symporter family protein codes for MVPDGAGLHQLGGWTVIGLLVLFFGGTFLMTLFIGRKKENADGYMTAGNKVGFGISAGSMTATWIWASSMYASATSGYTYGISGPIHYGLWGALMILFIYPFGKRIRAVAPKAHTLAEVMYARHGKSSQLMLAGSNIVGSMVSITSNFIAGGALISLLSPFSFTQGIVFIGAGILLYSLWSGFRASVLTDAVQVFAMLGAVVIIIPVVFFAAGGPDMFVTGAANLTPQQSNFFSSEAFLNQGAPYIAAVLAYAIGNQTIAQRLFAVREDLIKKTFVTATVGYGATIIGIGMLGVMALYTGVVPLDGDTNNLIPQMAATYLSPVLVGIFLIMIIGALSSTADSDLSAMSSIMMADVYGQNIAKKGEVKPTTMLLVGRITMIVATGAGLYFASGKLNILDLLVFVGALWGALVFPVIASFYWQKVTNKAFTVSVLVALACFLPVRFEWISMGGLTGIVVDVISVVGIGVVLGLMAFGFFGLKTAKIVAAVAMVAAAPFSIGFLHDYTVLSGSLVAYAVSALVCYFMCFRNNATFDFDTIKERIGDFDTREEVGHTPEPTAATKA; via the coding sequence ATGGTGCCGGATGGCGCAGGACTCCACCAACTTGGGGGTTGGACAGTAATTGGCCTTTTAGTGCTGTTTTTTGGCGGCACTTTTCTCATGACCTTGTTCATTGGCCGCAAGAAGGAGAACGCAGACGGCTATATGACCGCCGGCAACAAGGTGGGTTTCGGCATTTCTGCCGGAAGCATGACAGCCACCTGGATCTGGGCGTCGTCGATGTACGCCTCGGCCACCTCCGGCTACACCTACGGCATCTCGGGGCCCATCCACTATGGCCTGTGGGGTGCGTTGATGATCTTGTTCATCTACCCCTTTGGCAAGCGGATCCGCGCCGTGGCACCCAAGGCCCACACACTGGCTGAGGTCATGTACGCCCGGCATGGAAAGTCCAGCCAGCTGATGCTGGCCGGATCCAACATTGTTGGATCCATGGTCAGTATCACCTCCAACTTCATCGCTGGTGGAGCATTGATTTCGCTGTTGTCACCCTTCAGCTTCACCCAGGGCATTGTATTTATTGGTGCAGGCATCTTGCTGTACTCACTGTGGTCAGGTTTTAGGGCCTCGGTACTGACTGATGCTGTTCAGGTGTTTGCCATGCTCGGCGCCGTGGTGATCATCATTCCGGTGGTGTTCTTTGCTGCTGGTGGCCCCGACATGTTTGTCACAGGTGCTGCCAACCTGACCCCGCAGCAGTCCAACTTCTTCTCCTCCGAGGCGTTCCTGAACCAGGGTGCCCCGTACATCGCGGCAGTTCTGGCCTATGCCATTGGCAACCAGACCATTGCCCAGCGGCTCTTTGCCGTGCGCGAGGACCTGATCAAGAAAACCTTTGTCACGGCAACCGTGGGCTACGGTGCAACGATCATCGGCATTGGCATGCTGGGCGTCATGGCGCTCTACACCGGCGTTGTGCCGTTGGATGGGGACACCAACAACCTGATCCCGCAAATGGCCGCCACCTACCTGAGCCCCGTCCTCGTGGGCATCTTCCTGATTATGATCATTGGAGCGCTGTCGTCCACTGCCGACTCGGACTTGTCCGCCATGTCTTCGATCATGATGGCTGACGTTTATGGCCAAAATATTGCCAAGAAGGGTGAAGTCAAGCCAACCACCATGCTGCTCGTTGGCCGCATCACCATGATTGTTGCCACGGGAGCCGGGCTGTACTTTGCCAGCGGCAAATTGAACATTCTGGACCTGCTGGTCTTTGTCGGAGCCTTGTGGGGTGCCTTGGTGTTCCCCGTCATTGCCAGCTTCTACTGGCAGAAGGTTACCAACAAGGCCTTCACCGTCTCGGTGCTTGTGGCTTTGGCCTGTTTCCTGCCCGTGCGGTTTGAATGGATTTCCATGGGCGGGCTCACGGGCATTGTGGTCGATGTGATCTCCGTTGTGGGCATCGGAGTTGTCCTGGGCCTGATGGCGTTTGGCTTCTTCGGCTTGAAGACGGCCAAGATCGTAGCCGCCGTCGCCATGGTGGCAGCGGCTCCATTCTCCATCGGATTCCTGCACGACTACACGGTCTTGTCCGGTTCCCTCGTGGCCTACGCCGTGAGCGCCCTGGTGTGCTACTTCATGTGCTTCCGCAACAACGCCACCTTCGACTTTGACACCATCAAGGAGCGCATCGGCGACTTCGACACCCGCGAAGAGGTCGGGCACACGCCCGAACCAACCGCTGCAACGAAAGCGTAG
- a CDS encoding PHP domain-containing protein, whose translation MRIDLHAHSNVSDGTQPPAELLAAAAQARLDVLALTDHDSTDGWAEALDAARQQGVGLLPGMEISCKTSQGVSVHLLCYLHDPFNADLLEEITKAKDARLTRAECMVERLAEDYPLNWDDVSAHVAPGATIGRPHIADALVAAGIVADRNEAFASILTSHSRYFVSHYAVDPVLAVELVRAAGGVPVFAHPVASERGRVAPPEVFHDMVDAGLLGLEVEHRDNPPEGRAWLRRLAQETGLFMTGSSDYHGAGKPNLLGENLTSREVLERILAVGTGTPAYLP comes from the coding sequence GTGAGGATCGATTTGCATGCGCACTCAAATGTTTCCGACGGCACCCAGCCGCCCGCCGAACTGCTTGCCGCAGCGGCGCAGGCGCGTCTGGACGTGCTGGCCCTGACTGACCACGATTCCACCGACGGCTGGGCGGAAGCACTCGACGCCGCCCGCCAGCAGGGTGTGGGGCTGCTTCCGGGCATGGAAATCTCCTGCAAGACGTCCCAAGGTGTCAGCGTCCACCTCCTCTGCTACCTGCACGACCCGTTCAATGCGGACCTCCTCGAGGAAATCACCAAGGCCAAGGACGCCCGCCTGACCCGCGCCGAATGCATGGTGGAGCGACTGGCCGAGGACTACCCGCTGAATTGGGACGACGTCAGCGCCCACGTTGCCCCTGGCGCCACCATTGGCCGCCCCCACATCGCCGATGCGCTCGTCGCCGCCGGCATCGTGGCGGACCGGAATGAAGCCTTCGCCAGCATTCTCACCTCGCATTCGCGCTATTTTGTCAGCCACTACGCCGTGGACCCTGTGCTCGCCGTGGAGCTGGTCCGAGCGGCCGGCGGCGTGCCGGTGTTTGCCCACCCTGTGGCATCGGAACGGGGACGGGTTGCCCCGCCGGAAGTTTTTCATGACATGGTCGACGCCGGACTGCTGGGTTTGGAGGTCGAGCACCGGGACAATCCTCCCGAAGGTCGCGCGTGGCTGCGCCGCCTTGCGCAGGAAACCGGGCTTTTCATGACCGGCTCCTCCGACTACCACGGGGCCGGAAAGCCGAACCTGCTGGGTGAAAATCTCACGTCACGTGAGGTGCTGGAACGCATCCTGGCAGTTGGCACGGGAACGCCGGCGTACCTGCCATAA
- a CDS encoding aminopeptidase P family protein, whose translation MNQTEQTSVNTAPSSEQPLEERVNNRSQRPDSDAFRSFMAANWAPSTAELPSRDEVADHAARRRRAISAQFPGERLVIPAGPLKVRSNDCDYRFRPHSAFAHLTGLGVDHEPDAVLVLDPVAEGAGDDGGNHLATLYFRPMAGRDTKEFYADARSGEFWIGRRPTLPEFQAKLGLPTADVTALEVAVTKNVGDTSVGGISIRLVRKVDENIDALVDTARYNTAKDPDAMDFSALDDLDGKLTEALSELRLIKDAWEIEQMKVAVAATINGFEDIVKALPRAVAHTRGERVVEGAFFARAREEGNELGYDTIAAGGNNATVLHWNRNSGTIDAGELLLVDAGVEAESLYTADITRTLPVNGKFSDVQRKVYQAVLDAADAAFAVAVPGAKFRDVHTAAMEVLADRLAAWGLLPVSASVALSPEGQQHRRWMPHGTSHHLGLDVHDCAQARAEMYVDGIIAEGMVFTIEPGLYFKEEDLAIPAEYRGIGVRIEDDILITANGPVNLSVALPREPDAVETWMAGLSK comes from the coding sequence GTGAACCAGACTGAGCAAACTTCCGTGAACACCGCCCCTTCAAGCGAGCAGCCCCTCGAGGAGCGTGTGAACAACCGTTCGCAGCGCCCCGATTCGGACGCCTTCCGTTCCTTCATGGCCGCCAACTGGGCGCCGTCGACCGCCGAACTCCCCTCCCGGGATGAGGTGGCAGACCATGCCGCGCGCCGCCGTCGTGCCATTTCCGCACAGTTCCCCGGCGAGCGGCTCGTCATTCCGGCCGGCCCGTTGAAGGTCCGCTCCAATGACTGCGACTACCGCTTCCGCCCGCACTCCGCGTTCGCGCACCTGACCGGCTTGGGCGTTGACCACGAACCCGACGCCGTCCTAGTGCTGGACCCTGTGGCTGAAGGTGCAGGGGACGACGGCGGTAATCACCTCGCCACCTTGTACTTCCGTCCCATGGCCGGCCGGGATACCAAGGAATTCTATGCCGATGCCCGCAGCGGCGAGTTTTGGATTGGCCGCCGCCCCACACTGCCCGAGTTCCAGGCGAAGCTGGGCCTGCCCACCGCCGACGTCACCGCCCTTGAAGTGGCCGTCACCAAGAATGTTGGAGATACGTCGGTTGGCGGCATTTCGATCCGCCTGGTGCGCAAGGTTGACGAGAACATCGACGCCCTCGTGGACACCGCCCGCTACAACACAGCCAAGGACCCGGACGCCATGGACTTCAGCGCCCTGGACGACCTCGACGGCAAGCTAACCGAGGCACTCTCGGAGCTGCGCCTCATCAAGGACGCCTGGGAAATCGAGCAGATGAAGGTCGCCGTCGCCGCCACCATCAACGGCTTCGAGGACATCGTGAAGGCTCTGCCCCGCGCGGTTGCCCACACGCGCGGTGAGCGTGTAGTTGAGGGTGCGTTCTTTGCCCGCGCCCGCGAAGAAGGCAATGAGCTCGGCTACGACACCATCGCGGCCGGCGGCAACAACGCCACGGTCCTGCACTGGAACCGCAACAGCGGCACCATCGACGCGGGCGAATTGCTGCTGGTTGATGCCGGCGTTGAGGCCGAGTCGCTGTACACGGCGGACATCACCCGCACCCTCCCGGTCAACGGCAAGTTCTCCGACGTGCAGCGCAAGGTCTACCAGGCCGTGCTTGATGCTGCGGATGCAGCCTTCGCCGTTGCCGTTCCGGGCGCCAAGTTCCGCGATGTCCACACCGCGGCCATGGAGGTGCTGGCCGACCGCCTCGCCGCCTGGGGCCTGCTGCCGGTTTCCGCGTCCGTTGCACTGTCCCCCGAGGGCCAGCAGCACCGCCGCTGGATGCCACACGGCACCAGCCACCACCTGGGCCTTGACGTGCACGACTGTGCACAGGCCCGCGCCGAAATGTACGTTGATGGCATCATCGCCGAGGGCATGGTCTTCACAATTGAGCCCGGCCTGTACTTCAAGGAAGAGGACCTGGCCATCCCGGCCGAGTACCGCGGCATCGGCGTGCGCATCGAGGACGACATCCTGATCACAGCCAACGGCCCGGTCAACCTCAGCGTGGCACTGCCCCGCGAGCCGGACGCCGTTGAGACGTGGATGGCCGGCCTCTCCAAATAG